The Streptomyces sp. NBC_01775 genome includes a region encoding these proteins:
- the moaA gene encoding GTP 3',8-cyclase MoaA: protein MLLDTYRRVATDLRISLTDRCNLRCTYCMPEEGLQWLAKPELLTDDEIVRLVGLAVTELGVTEVRFTGGEPLLRPGLTGIVERCAALTPRPRMSLTTNGIGLERTAAALRDAGLDRVNVSLDTLSPETFQRMTRRKRHADVLRGLAAARKVGLTPVKVNAVLMPGLNDQEAPDLLAWALEEDYELRFIEQMPLDAQHGWQRDGMITAGDILESLRTRFQLTAEGEDERGSAPAERWLVDGGPQRVGVIASVTRPFCRACDRTRLTADGQVRTCLFATEESDLRGALRAGATDAEIAGLWRKAMWGKKAGAGIDDPSFVQPQRPMSAIGG, encoded by the coding sequence ATGCTGCTCGACACCTACCGCAGGGTCGCCACCGACCTGCGCATCTCGCTGACAGACCGCTGTAACCTGCGCTGCACGTACTGCATGCCCGAAGAGGGCCTCCAGTGGCTGGCCAAACCCGAGCTGCTCACCGACGACGAGATCGTCCGGCTGGTCGGCCTGGCCGTCACCGAGCTGGGCGTCACCGAGGTGCGCTTCACCGGCGGTGAGCCCCTCCTGCGTCCGGGCCTGACCGGCATCGTCGAGCGCTGCGCCGCGCTTACGCCGCGCCCCAGGATGTCCCTGACCACCAACGGCATCGGCCTGGAGCGCACCGCCGCCGCGCTGCGCGACGCGGGTCTGGACCGGGTCAACGTCTCGCTGGACACCCTCAGCCCCGAGACCTTCCAGCGCATGACCCGCCGCAAGCGTCACGCGGACGTGCTGCGCGGCCTCGCCGCGGCCCGCAAGGTCGGCCTCACCCCGGTGAAGGTCAACGCCGTCCTGATGCCGGGGCTGAACGACCAGGAGGCCCCCGACCTGCTGGCCTGGGCGCTGGAGGAGGACTACGAGCTGCGCTTCATCGAGCAGATGCCGCTGGACGCGCAGCACGGCTGGCAGCGCGACGGCATGATCACCGCGGGGGACATCCTGGAGTCGCTGCGCACCCGCTTCCAGCTCACCGCGGAAGGCGAGGACGAGCGCGGCTCGGCCCCCGCCGAGCGCTGGCTGGTGGACGGCGGTCCGCAGCGGGTCGGCGTCATCGCCTCGGTCACCCGCCCCTTCTGCCGCGCCTGCGACCGCACCCGGCTGACGGCCGACGGACAGGTACGCACCTGTCTGTTCGCGACGGAGGAATCCGACCTGCGCGGCGCCCTGCGGGCGGGAGCCACCGACGCCGAGATCGCCGGGCTGTGGCGCAAGGCGATGTGGGGCAAGAAGGCGGGTGCCGGGATCGACGACCCCTCGTTCGTTCAGCCGCAGCGACCCATGTCAGCCATCGGCGGCTGA
- a CDS encoding DUF3099 domain-containing protein → MRKRRQAEVFRITGARQGLQDDVRGRQRRYVISMLVRTAAFLLTVLLWNVQRPLAVVTLVLGALLPYVAVVIANAGRENVPSLPSTVLANPPRPMLDAPEPAPEAASRASNGPSSDRS, encoded by the coding sequence ATGCGGAAGCGGCGCCAGGCGGAAGTTTTCCGGATCACCGGCGCGCGTCAGGGGCTCCAGGACGACGTCCGTGGCAGACAGCGCCGCTACGTGATCTCGATGCTGGTCCGTACCGCCGCTTTCCTGCTGACCGTGTTGTTGTGGAACGTGCAGCGGCCTTTGGCCGTTGTGACTCTGGTGCTCGGCGCGCTGCTCCCGTACGTCGCGGTGGTGATCGCCAACGCGGGCCGGGAGAACGTGCCTTCGCTGCCCTCCACGGTCCTCGCGAACCCGCCGCGCCCCATGCTGGACGCGCCGGAACCCGCCCCGGAAGCGGCGTCCCGCGCCTCGAACGGACCGTCGAGCGACCGCAGTTGA